In one Flavobacteriales bacterium genomic region, the following are encoded:
- a CDS encoding carboxypeptidase-like regulatory domain-containing protein — protein sequence MYPLTLALFLLLPALLRAQEVIVTLNIIPPYSAYVYDYADLTGQAVITLTNTTTEVKQIRLEGSLTNTTAGLFVRTEPGHQGPSPITLPAGGSVVLSTQPGVMDFLAPEYVTTNADQSVQQAIVQTGQLPEGMYTLCVEAYAFNGTQLLSQPGGGCFTFGLYYAQPPIITQPMHGTEINAYMTNPVFTWTPPLGNLAGAMIQYDLLVTPVFAGQNPNDAIIAARTYTRAQPVLLKEGLMTNVYVRQVQDLAFEQGKQYAMQVTARDVNGQVAVANLGRSEISVFTVGTVDTPVIPYGGTAPSGTGPIIDPGISPAFLSNTLTGKLHYFWPMPSNHSATSSTGSGGTLNTGAIGQTGSGSVQNALLNEGNRTGYSGFTQSPLAGVTVQLVQAIQFQSAPSTTALAAPLLPGNILMTHTGQFHILNQPTMSAPTLATATTDAQGNFVFNVPHVQQLDFGWKQGTVTLTGDFTGNLEGNYTGTFRRVLMVRVGNPARTYYAQPVQFNSSLPANGDLGTFYAQVKSMDVKVLVADRYDFQVKKAGVEVLLLRKVGSKPTLVPADEASRGSAAPDPTITVQGQDYVILARDTADTQGMAEFRDLVRFDCSPAGTNLYYTWVRYVDEFSTQYSFESFPKPVHYAYQNDWTSGCFVPTADEFKESCMRCELANRDGFGTSSRAHPRAYKGQDQWLFHIQRVVDRNPAVTATVRNSAAGTQADLALAEPGATWKLWRINKAGMELLRNGNVNWGAMLETNQPDGFQMAANALLAQGRMVMHASGVTGNDGRIHRKELLVQKEGTVPVGFYYVLDVQKPGFNRVIKVVNRLALTGGGSISSGSMMQVSPGILGQIGQNTQPMPSAGSSGGGTSGTNNGEPNSGDVGMLRKGYQYSAGEIFISPKGKVKVVLQNEAGQTLSASAHYRDPATGQEGVMVASTLNFVTMKREVALDVPTGNGLQVVIIPNDLELYDRDTITVNVPTTGILTTTATVPYKLHRIHFIVREEPTSTQATLPGQDPESVGTPLANARVVLINASPVMYPAIKHPATNPGGTAASVPGQPLERTTDSQGRVDFAFRASGQDFTFRVYAPQGGNQVTRELQVTSTAGKHWQVRNVQLKRGRTVRGTVTIDSAAVANARVRYTHGTLIAEVQTNAQGQYVMSNVPLEQLEFTASKPGYLGMEYNEATGQSNTLGTIATTTLTNYNGQVAETVIDFQLRVYGGMDFSQLLGFPLEVTAFAEEAAGRARINGWVTVPDSANSVFRMTQASASGNDLRSVRFLNTVVEPDAMNAYTVNGETISPTKPVTLPMPLAVNEVAVGMYPQQSDEPYVYHATLRDSQQGIVLDRPAGSDARGAVNGGVEVSLASFQVSNFSMPTGQGLALQAPDGGMRLPVFASNAQSWYPATQGYNVSAANGQPLGYTLFGFQATNITSGSFLSRDSLVLDTRIHTALEHIPAPDNDLDLPVGGIVFRNRELQPFNRVKSFTIPLGQFSLQGSELSLGNGGFRFSGTLMAGGMELEVTDGTLEPTRFLLGEMQANNMKLMGTIPVNATRPVEFGYDAVRPQPAWYVVVTSRDHNVAGATISGEHLDGIPDARDIPITSIWLFSDGAQEVALRSGIPEYPLYDIAGFNLQSMVIQSNLLRLSGELNLGIPGLPTFTSALLYDKLPNGLSAFRLQDFSMPPVNVNGVQLAFNKGAQRGSFGVAGNQNSLTFAQGQLTIKGVISDQDPNVFKNLAYTLVKNNQQTKLTVDRDPQQSVRLGGDNPGSRILMTDVEGEMTVVSGSNGPEWNTFYIKGNMPEDMGFEAQNGQPQRMRFEVRGDLAVEDQQIKLKDIETPFGNINMVYDMQHHRLSGQLNVAHGVSNGPSMSGTAAIVIDKEGFYFMSGLNVTLSDPQITGMAFILLGDYAQRTPQMDALLMQYSLHVQKKMEREVAGFLIPVVQQMLAQDPVAGVSMAQGLYPSGNLLPPTYLGLFGSGRFNGFYFNAGAQIPLPVIPNFSIDCEPVATLEMGCDGGIDVRFGANFGSGTFGVGFDTYVDLYMAGGASAGIICAYGRIGLYLTVGLDGVFQTNGNYVITGNGAVQLAGNVTVGGGMCSVPCNDVTCLHFNVGGTIDLGMQANISNSGSDFRFTMGSNGTNSQRNDPPPQEN from the coding sequence TTGTACCCGCTCACCCTCGCGTTATTCCTACTCCTCCCCGCGCTCCTTCGCGCTCAAGAGGTCATCGTCACGCTCAACATCATCCCGCCCTATTCGGCCTATGTGTACGACTACGCCGATCTCACCGGACAGGCGGTGATCACCCTCACCAATACAACCACGGAGGTGAAGCAGATACGCTTGGAAGGCAGCCTGACCAACACCACGGCCGGTCTGTTTGTCCGTACCGAACCCGGACACCAAGGTCCCTCGCCCATCACTCTGCCGGCGGGTGGCTCGGTGGTGCTGAGCACACAACCGGGTGTGATGGACTTCCTGGCGCCTGAATATGTGACGACCAACGCCGACCAAAGCGTACAGCAGGCCATCGTGCAGACGGGTCAGCTGCCGGAGGGAATGTACACCCTGTGCGTGGAGGCCTATGCCTTCAACGGCACCCAGCTGCTGAGCCAGCCCGGCGGCGGGTGCTTCACGTTCGGGCTCTACTATGCACAGCCGCCCATCATCACCCAGCCGATGCATGGCACCGAGATCAACGCCTACATGACCAACCCGGTCTTCACGTGGACACCTCCGCTGGGCAACCTGGCCGGTGCGATGATCCAGTACGATCTCCTTGTGACGCCTGTATTTGCGGGCCAGAACCCGAACGATGCCATCATCGCAGCGCGCACCTATACGCGCGCTCAGCCTGTACTGCTCAAGGAAGGGCTGATGACCAATGTCTACGTCAGGCAGGTGCAGGACCTTGCCTTTGAACAGGGCAAGCAATACGCCATGCAGGTCACTGCGCGGGATGTGAACGGACAGGTGGCCGTTGCCAACCTCGGGCGCAGCGAGATCAGCGTGTTCACGGTGGGCACGGTGGATACGCCGGTGATCCCCTACGGCGGCACCGCACCATCGGGCACGGGCCCCATCATCGACCCGGGCATCTCGCCGGCCTTCCTCAGCAACACCCTGACCGGCAAGCTGCACTACTTCTGGCCGATGCCGAGCAACCACAGCGCTACCTCGAGCACAGGTTCGGGTGGCACGCTCAATACCGGCGCGATCGGCCAGACGGGGAGTGGAAGCGTGCAGAACGCCTTGCTCAACGAGGGCAACCGGACGGGCTACTCCGGCTTCACACAAAGTCCGTTGGCCGGGGTGACGGTGCAGCTGGTGCAGGCCATCCAGTTCCAGAGCGCACCCAGCACCACGGCGCTCGCGGCGCCGCTCCTTCCCGGGAACATCCTCATGACCCATACCGGGCAGTTCCACATCCTGAACCAACCCACCATGAGCGCCCCCACGCTGGCCACCGCCACCACCGATGCGCAGGGCAACTTCGTCTTCAACGTGCCGCATGTGCAGCAGCTCGACTTCGGTTGGAAGCAGGGCACGGTCACGCTCACCGGCGACTTCACCGGCAACCTGGAGGGCAATTACACCGGCACCTTCCGCCGGGTGCTGATGGTGCGCGTGGGCAACCCGGCCCGCACCTACTACGCACAGCCCGTGCAGTTCAACAGCAGCCTGCCCGCCAACGGCGACCTCGGGACCTTCTATGCGCAGGTGAAGAGCATGGACGTGAAGGTGCTCGTGGCGGACCGCTACGACTTCCAGGTGAAAAAGGCCGGCGTGGAGGTGCTGCTGCTGCGGAAGGTCGGAAGCAAGCCCACGTTGGTGCCGGCGGACGAGGCCTCGCGCGGCAGTGCGGCGCCCGATCCCACGATCACGGTGCAGGGCCAGGACTACGTGATCCTGGCGCGTGATACCGCCGACACGCAGGGTATGGCCGAGTTCCGCGACCTGGTGCGCTTCGACTGCTCGCCGGCGGGCACCAACCTCTACTACACCTGGGTGCGCTACGTGGACGAGTTCAGCACGCAGTACAGCTTCGAGAGCTTCCCGAAACCGGTGCACTACGCCTACCAGAATGATTGGACCAGCGGCTGCTTCGTGCCCACCGCCGATGAGTTCAAGGAGAGCTGCATGCGCTGTGAGCTCGCCAACCGCGATGGCTTCGGTACTTCCTCCCGCGCCCATCCCCGGGCTTACAAGGGGCAGGACCAATGGCTCTTCCACATCCAGCGCGTGGTGGACCGCAATCCGGCCGTCACCGCCACCGTGCGCAACAGCGCGGCCGGCACCCAGGCCGACCTTGCACTGGCCGAGCCCGGGGCCACCTGGAAGCTCTGGCGGATCAACAAGGCGGGCATGGAGCTCCTGCGCAACGGCAACGTGAACTGGGGCGCGATGCTGGAGACCAACCAGCCCGATGGGTTCCAGATGGCCGCGAACGCACTGCTGGCGCAGGGCCGCATGGTGATGCATGCGTCCGGTGTCACCGGCAATGATGGCCGCATCCATCGCAAGGAACTATTGGTGCAGAAAGAAGGCACCGTGCCTGTAGGCTTTTACTACGTGCTCGATGTCCAGAAGCCAGGCTTCAACCGGGTGATCAAGGTGGTGAACCGGCTTGCCCTGACCGGTGGCGGATCGATCAGCTCTGGCTCCATGATGCAGGTAAGCCCGGGCATCCTGGGGCAGATCGGCCAGAACACACAGCCCATGCCTTCCGCTGGAAGTTCGGGAGGTGGAACCAGTGGAACGAACAACGGTGAGCCCAACAGCGGGGATGTCGGTATGCTACGGAAAGGCTACCAGTACTCGGCCGGGGAGATCTTCATCTCGCCCAAGGGCAAGGTGAAGGTGGTGCTGCAGAACGAGGCCGGACAGACCCTTTCAGCCAGCGCGCACTACCGTGACCCGGCCACGGGGCAGGAAGGCGTGATGGTGGCCTCCACCTTGAACTTCGTCACCATGAAGCGGGAGGTGGCGCTGGATGTGCCCACGGGCAATGGCCTTCAAGTGGTCATCATCCCCAATGACCTGGAGCTCTACGACCGCGACACCATCACCGTGAACGTGCCCACCACGGGCATCCTCACCACCACGGCCACGGTGCCGTACAAGCTGCACCGGATCCATTTCATCGTGCGCGAGGAGCCGACCAGCACCCAGGCCACGCTGCCCGGCCAGGACCCCGAGAGCGTGGGCACACCGCTGGCCAACGCCCGTGTGGTGCTCATCAACGCCTCGCCCGTGATGTACCCCGCCATCAAGCACCCGGCGACCAACCCGGGCGGCACGGCGGCCTCGGTACCCGGCCAGCCCTTGGAGCGCACCACCGACAGCCAGGGCCGTGTGGACTTCGCGTTCCGCGCCTCGGGGCAGGACTTCACCTTCCGCGTGTACGCCCCGCAGGGTGGCAACCAGGTGACGCGTGAGCTCCAGGTAACCTCCACCGCCGGCAAGCACTGGCAGGTGAGGAACGTGCAGCTGAAGCGCGGGCGCACCGTGCGCGGAACCGTCACCATTGACAGCGCGGCCGTGGCCAATGCGCGCGTGCGCTACACGCATGGCACCCTGATCGCCGAGGTGCAGACCAACGCGCAGGGCCAGTACGTGATGAGCAACGTGCCACTGGAACAGCTGGAGTTCACCGCTTCGAAGCCCGGCTACCTCGGCATGGAGTACAACGAGGCGACCGGTCAGAGCAATACGCTGGGCACCATTGCCACGACCACGCTCACCAACTACAATGGCCAGGTGGCCGAGACGGTGATCGACTTCCAACTCCGCGTTTACGGCGGGATGGACTTCAGCCAGCTCCTGGGCTTCCCGTTGGAAGTGACGGCCTTCGCCGAAGAGGCCGCTGGTCGTGCGCGCATCAACGGCTGGGTCACGGTGCCCGACAGCGCGAACAGTGTGTTCCGCATGACGCAGGCCAGCGCCAGTGGCAACGACCTGCGCAGTGTCCGCTTCCTCAACACGGTGGTGGAGCCCGATGCGATGAACGCCTATACGGTGAATGGCGAGACCATCAGTCCCACGAAGCCGGTGACCCTGCCCATGCCGCTGGCGGTGAACGAGGTGGCCGTCGGGATGTATCCGCAACAGAGCGATGAGCCCTACGTGTACCACGCCACGTTGCGCGACAGCCAACAGGGCATCGTGTTGGACCGTCCGGCGGGGAGCGATGCGCGCGGCGCAGTGAACGGTGGGGTGGAGGTGTCGCTGGCCTCCTTCCAAGTGAGCAACTTCAGCATGCCCACCGGGCAGGGTCTGGCCTTGCAGGCGCCGGATGGCGGCATGCGGCTGCCGGTCTTCGCCAGCAACGCGCAGAGCTGGTACCCCGCCACGCAGGGCTACAACGTGAGCGCCGCCAACGGCCAGCCGCTGGGTTACACGCTCTTCGGGTTCCAGGCCACGAACATCACGTCCGGCTCCTTCCTGAGCCGCGACTCGCTGGTGTTGGACACGCGCATCCACACGGCCTTGGAGCATATCCCTGCGCCTGACAACGACCTCGACCTCCCGGTGGGCGGCATCGTGTTCCGCAACCGGGAGCTGCAGCCCTTCAACCGTGTGAAGAGCTTCACCATCCCGTTGGGCCAGTTCAGCCTGCAGGGCAGCGAGCTGAGCCTGGGCAATGGTGGCTTCCGCTTCTCCGGAACGCTGATGGCCGGCGGCATGGAACTGGAGGTGACCGACGGCACCTTGGAGCCCACGCGCTTCCTCTTGGGCGAGATGCAGGCGAACAACATGAAGCTGATGGGCACCATCCCGGTGAACGCCACACGCCCGGTGGAGTTCGGCTACGATGCCGTGCGCCCGCAGCCCGCCTGGTACGTGGTGGTCACCAGCCGTGACCACAACGTGGCCGGGGCCACCATCAGCGGCGAGCACCTCGATGGCATCCCGGACGCCCGCGACATCCCGATCACCTCCATCTGGCTCTTCAGCGATGGCGCGCAGGAAGTGGCGTTGCGCAGCGGCATCCCCGAGTATCCGCTCTACGACATCGCCGGCTTCAACCTGCAGAGCATGGTCATCCAGTCGAACCTGCTGCGGCTCTCCGGTGAACTGAACCTCGGCATCCCCGGCCTGCCCACCTTCACCTCGGCCCTGCTCTACGACAAGCTGCCCAATGGCCTCAGCGCCTTCCGCCTGCAGGACTTCAGCATGCCGCCGGTGAACGTGAACGGCGTGCAGCTCGCCTTCAACAAGGGTGCGCAACGGGGCAGCTTCGGCGTGGCCGGCAACCAGAACAGCCTCACGTTCGCGCAGGGCCAGCTCACCATCAAGGGCGTGATCAGCGACCAGGACCCCAACGTGTTCAAGAACCTCGCCTACACGCTGGTGAAGAACAACCAGCAGACGAAGCTCACCGTGGATCGCGATCCGCAGCAGAGCGTGCGACTGGGCGGCGACAACCCCGGCAGCCGCATCCTGATGACCGACGTGGAAGGGGAGATGACCGTGGTGAGCGGCAGCAATGGGCCGGAGTGGAACACCTTCTACATCAAGGGCAACATGCCCGAGGACATGGGCTTCGAGGCGCAGAACGGGCAGCCGCAGCGCATGCGCTTCGAGGTGCGCGGCGACCTGGCGGTGGAGGACCAGCAGATCAAGCTGAAGGACATCGAGACGCCCTTCGGCAACATCAACATGGTGTACGACATGCAGCACCACCGCCTCAGTGGCCAGCTGAACGTGGCGCATGGCGTGAGCAATGGCCCGAGCATGAGCGGCACGGCGGCCATCGTGATCGACAAGGAGGGCTTTTACTTCATGAGCGGGTTGAACGTGACCCTGTCCGACCCGCAGATCACGGGCATGGCGTTCATCCTATTGGGTGATTATGCCCAGCGCACACCGCAGATGGACGCGCTTCTGATGCAGTACAGCCTGCATGTGCAGAAGAAGATGGAGCGCGAGGTGGCAGGCTTCCTGATCCCCGTGGTGCAGCAGATGCTGGCGCAGGACCCGGTGGCGGGCGTGTCCATGGCGCAGGGCCTGTACCCCAGCGGCAACCTGCTGCCGCCCACGTACCTCGGCCTCTTCGGCAGCGGCCGCTTCAACGGCTTCTACTTCAACGCCGGTGCGCAGATCCCGCTGCCGGTGATCCCCAACTTCTCGATCGATTGCGAACCGGTGGCGACCCTGGAGATGGGCTGCGATGGTGGCATCGATGTGCGCTTCGGGGCCAACTTCGGCAGCGGCACCTTTGGCGTGGGCTTCGACACCTATGTGGACCTCTACATGGCGGGTGGTGCTAGTGCAGGCATCATCTGCGCCTACGGCCGCATCGGGCTCTACCTCACCGTGGGATTGGACGGCGTGTTCCAGACCAACGGCAACTACGTCATCACGGGCAACGGCGCCGTGCAGCTGGCCGGCAATGTGACCGTGGGCGGCGGCATGTGCTCGGTGCCCTGCAACGACGTCACCTGTCTGCACTTCAATGTGGGCGGCACCATCGACCTCGGCATGCAGGCCAACATCAGCAACAGCGGCTCCGACTTCCGCTTCACCATGGGCAGCAATGGCACCAACAGCCAGCGCAACGACCCGCCGCCGCAGGAGAATTGA
- a CDS encoding T9SS type A sorting domain-containing protein, with protein sequence MRILTLSTVTFLLCGTSSAQTITQANAVPPFGSLQSNSYFAEDVPWSLLDTIGSGLTWNLSGLDFQSDGLLDVFFSDVATSSYAFSVPEASILVEEIEGEITYLSFYNNSAGQLDLIAYGYDDGDNTEIFDACPTLQMTYPGVLNTTVAPALTECGLDLVDYERRILANGSFVTSLGTLSNVVLIRTRRCETYENDGQWFTDCYNTYDWFNEGNILTPVMTVGLYGAAASVVLNLPNGITGMQENGTSTLELAPNPTKDLITIASTQGVALGEVRIHAADGRLVREERVATDRLTVDVQDLRPGVYTLRSSQGAMPTVLRFVKE encoded by the coding sequence ATGCGCATCCTTACCCTTTCGACCGTGACCTTCCTGCTCTGCGGAACAAGCAGCGCGCAGACGATCACCCAGGCCAACGCCGTGCCTCCCTTCGGCAGTCTACAATCGAACAGCTACTTCGCTGAGGATGTACCATGGAGCCTCTTGGACACCATTGGTAGCGGGCTCACCTGGAACCTATCCGGACTCGACTTTCAGTCGGATGGGCTTCTGGACGTGTTCTTCTCCGACGTTGCAACAAGTTCGTATGCGTTCAGTGTTCCGGAGGCCAGCATCCTCGTGGAGGAGATCGAAGGGGAGATCACCTACCTGAGCTTCTACAACAACAGTGCAGGGCAATTGGACCTCATTGCATACGGATATGACGATGGGGACAACACCGAGATCTTCGATGCCTGCCCCACTTTGCAAATGACCTATCCCGGTGTGCTGAACACCACCGTTGCACCGGCGCTGACGGAGTGCGGCCTCGATCTTGTGGACTACGAACGGCGGATCTTGGCCAACGGCAGCTTCGTTACTTCCCTCGGCACGCTGTCCAATGTGGTGCTCATCCGCACCCGCCGTTGCGAGACCTACGAGAATGACGGGCAGTGGTTCACCGATTGCTACAACACTTATGATTGGTTCAACGAAGGGAACATCCTGACCCCGGTCATGACCGTTGGCCTGTATGGAGCCGCCGCCAGTGTGGTGCTGAACCTCCCCAACGGGATCACCGGCATGCAGGAGAATGGCACCAGCACCCTTGAGCTCGCTCCCAACCCTACGAAGGACCTCATCACGATCGCAAGCACCCAAGGCGTCGCCTTGGGTGAAGTACGGATCCACGCTGCGGATGGGCGGCTGGTGCGGGAAGAGCGCGTGGCAACGGACCGGCTCACCGTGGACGTGCAGGACCTGAGGCCTGGGGTGTACACCCTACGCAGCAGCCAAGGTGCAATGCCCACGGTGCTGCGCTTCGTGAAGGAGTAA
- a CDS encoding T9SS type A sorting domain-containing protein yields MRALYTLTASLLLLSAHAQWPTDPNDPLVICNAASDQKDMRLVADGTGGWYVLWRDNRLASDGYAVFGQRLDAQGNLLWEPNGRLIQEVPGRSINMIGVTRMSDNKLFLAYISGAGSTGADTVRAMAYDGEAAPAWAEPTLLAYPGPLPGGGTSGGNYFPRVVPVLNGVFVGWGTNPIGAADYVHIARILNDGTNVMPEQGVEVASLNNSIVTGPWTMRHDLAGGLLLEERWGNGAGAPLYAMRVDSLGNQLWFTNLLVSANSGGLAYEWTTAVAPTSRVNSIWGNSYDLRMAIYDTAGVLFNTTAPIPVCLQADVQENPFVVQSDTETTVFWADNRSSAGNGRQVFMQRFDADGNPLLAADGVLAMQCNGNLNGFPRAIAAEDNSHIVTMFTSANLLGGTAGFRVGRVTSTGTNLWSDTTRFCTPALGPSNGTDFSMVSDGDGGVMAVWFNFQNNAIYAARLDRWGRMGDFTSVAELERSNLSLFPNPAADRISLQSRNGAALGEVTVYAADGRVIHRHGPIATDRSEIDVQSWPSGLYTVITINRIGQSALRFVKH; encoded by the coding sequence ATGCGCGCACTTTACACCCTCACCGCCTCCCTCCTTCTCCTTTCCGCCCACGCTCAGTGGCCCACGGACCCCAACGATCCGCTGGTGATCTGCAACGCTGCCAGCGACCAGAAGGACATGCGCCTGGTGGCCGATGGTACCGGCGGCTGGTACGTGCTGTGGCGCGACAACCGCCTGGCCAGCGACGGCTACGCCGTGTTCGGCCAGCGGTTGGATGCACAGGGCAACCTGTTGTGGGAGCCAAACGGCCGTCTGATCCAGGAAGTACCGGGCCGCAGCATCAACATGATCGGGGTGACCCGCATGAGCGACAACAAGCTCTTCCTGGCATACATCAGCGGGGCTGGTTCCACTGGTGCGGATACGGTGCGGGCCATGGCCTACGATGGGGAGGCCGCTCCAGCATGGGCCGAACCCACATTGCTCGCCTATCCGGGACCCTTGCCTGGCGGCGGTACCTCGGGGGGCAACTACTTCCCGCGGGTGGTGCCTGTGCTCAATGGCGTCTTTGTGGGCTGGGGGACGAACCCCATCGGTGCCGCGGATTACGTGCATATCGCCCGGATCCTGAACGATGGCACCAATGTGATGCCCGAGCAAGGCGTGGAGGTGGCCAGCTTGAACAACTCCATCGTGACCGGACCGTGGACCATGCGCCACGACCTTGCGGGGGGGCTGCTCCTGGAGGAACGCTGGGGCAACGGTGCCGGTGCACCCTTGTACGCCATGCGGGTGGACAGCCTGGGCAATCAGCTCTGGTTCACGAACCTGTTGGTAAGCGCCAATAGTGGTGGACTGGCCTATGAATGGACCACCGCCGTGGCGCCCACGTCACGCGTGAATTCCATCTGGGGCAATAGCTACGACCTGCGCATGGCCATCTACGACACCGCCGGTGTACTGTTCAACACCACCGCGCCGATCCCGGTATGCCTGCAGGCCGATGTGCAGGAGAACCCCTTCGTGGTGCAGAGCGACACGGAGACCACCGTGTTCTGGGCGGACAACCGGAGCTCCGCCGGCAATGGCCGGCAGGTCTTCATGCAGCGCTTTGATGCCGATGGGAACCCGCTGCTGGCGGCCGATGGCGTGCTGGCCATGCAGTGCAACGGCAACCTGAACGGCTTCCCGCGTGCCATCGCTGCGGAGGACAACAGCCATATCGTGACCATGTTCACCAGCGCGAACCTCCTCGGTGGCACCGCCGGCTTCCGCGTGGGCCGCGTGACCAGCACCGGCACCAACCTCTGGAGCGACACCACGCGCTTCTGCACGCCTGCCTTGGGCCCCAGCAACGGCACCGACTTCAGCATGGTGTCCGATGGTGACGGCGGGGTGATGGCCGTGTGGTTCAACTTCCAGAACAACGCGATCTATGCCGCAAGGCTTGACCGCTGGGGTCGCATGGGCGACTTCACCAGTGTGGCGGAATTGGAGCGCAGCAACCTGAGCCTATTCCCCAATCCTGCTGCGGACCGGATCAGCCTGCAAAGTCGCAATGGTGCCGCATTGGGCGAGGTGACCGTATATGCTGCGGACGGACGTGTGATCCACCGACACGGGCCTATCGCAACCGACCGTTCAGAGATCGATGTACAGTCCTGGCCATCCGGCCTCTACACGGTGATCACCATAAACCGCATCGGACAAAGCGCCTTGCGTTTCGTGAAGCACTGA
- a CDS encoding LytTR family DNA-binding domain-containing protein: MIRTLIVDDETEARGYLRSLLTDAHPEVEVVGEASNISEAQRLIAELRPSLVFLDVEMPGGSGFDLLRELKRWDFEVIFVTGFQRYAIQAIRFSALDYLPKPAQPDELAFALERYRERHGAKMDRARVQEQFLENIAQKETQAFKLTIPHGDRTFFVAPTEVERCMADRNYTWVHLVHDRRFLLARTLKEFEEMLTPFGFLRINRSALVRKDTIVRLHDGHAELKDGEKLEVSRRRWPELKRMWAA, from the coding sequence GTGATCCGCACGCTGATCGTGGACGATGAGACCGAGGCGCGGGGCTACCTCCGCAGCTTGCTCACCGACGCGCACCCCGAGGTGGAGGTGGTGGGCGAGGCATCGAACATCAGCGAAGCGCAACGCCTCATCGCCGAGCTGAGGCCATCGCTGGTGTTCCTGGACGTGGAGATGCCTGGAGGCAGCGGATTCGACCTGCTGCGCGAGCTGAAGCGCTGGGACTTCGAGGTCATCTTCGTCACCGGCTTCCAGCGCTACGCCATCCAGGCCATCCGCTTCAGCGCGCTGGACTACCTGCCCAAGCCCGCCCAGCCCGATGAGCTGGCCTTCGCACTGGAGCGCTACCGGGAGCGGCATGGTGCCAAGATGGACCGCGCCCGGGTGCAGGAGCAGTTCCTGGAGAACATCGCCCAAAAGGAGACCCAGGCCTTCAAGCTCACCATCCCCCACGGCGACCGCACCTTCTTCGTGGCCCCCACGGAGGTGGAGCGCTGCATGGCCGACCGCAACTACACGTGGGTGCACCTGGTGCACGACCGCCGCTTCCTGCTGGCCCGCACGCTGAAGGAGTTCGAGGAGATGCTCACGCCGTTCGGGTTCTTGCGGATCAACCGAAGCGCCCTTGTGCGGAAGGACACCATCGTCCGCCTCCATGACGGCCATGCTGAGCTGAAGGACGGCGAGAAGCTGGAGGTGAGCCGACGTCGCTGGCCCGAGCTGAAGCGGATGTGGGCGGCGTAG